The nucleotide sequence TCGACGGCAAGGAGAAGGACAAAGTTAAAAACCTGATGCTTGCAGCTGGGTTTACTGTAGTCCATGAAAGTGAAGAGGTGGAATTCCCCAGAAAAAGTGGATAGTTTCTCAGGCGGCATTTACATTTAGTGTTGACTCATACTCTAAAGGACTCTGATAGCCAAGTGATGAATGCAATCTCTTTTTGTTGTACCAGATTTCAATATACTCAAAAAACCAAGGTTCTCAGCTCCGCTTCTGTTTTGTAGTCATGACGGTAAAGCCACTCAGACTTGAATGACTTGAACCAACTCTCAACAATCGAATTATCGTAACAGTTTCCCTTGCGACTCATGCTCGGAATCACATTATTTTTGTTCAGCAAAGCCAAAAAATAATTTGCTCGCGTACTGAATTCCGCGGTCCGAGTGGAAGACGATGTTCGCCCTATTTCTGCAATTAGCCAACGCCATCCGCAGAGCATTTAAGACTCGGTGGTTTCCAAACTGTCAGTGACCGACCAACCCACAACTTTTCGGGTACAAACATCGAGAACTATGGCCAGATAGAAAAGCGAGATCCAAATCTTAGATAGGTTATATCTCCGGCCAAAACCTGATTAGACTCTTTAGGCAGATCATCCTCGATCCTGAAAACTCGTGGAGCAATTGGACCCTCGTGGTTCGAATTAGTCGTTCTCACTCGATG is from Bdellovibrionales bacterium and encodes:
- a CDS encoding transposase, encoding MLCGWRWLIAEIGRTSSSTRTAEFSTRANYFLALLNKNNVIPSMSRKGNCYDNSIVESWFKSFKSEWLYRHDYKTEAELRTLVF